The Capra hircus breed San Clemente unplaced genomic scaffold, ASM170441v1, whole genome shotgun sequence genome includes a region encoding these proteins:
- the LOC108634617 gene encoding uncharacterized protein LOC108634617, whose amino-acid sequence MKASEEKEGKKDDNQPKLVFQESSLYPNLIDLETELFPPLYADPHPPLLPQVPQVSSGEARRRVEPSAPPREGGPTQGTRGRAREMASAEEEGLEIPSSTVHAFPFRAGKEKKKIQAPSFSEKPQGLIDPLESILFTHNPTWDDCQQLLQVLFTTEDRERILLEARENMLGVDGRPTIQPNLIEEGFPLVRPNWDFERAEGREHLRMYRQILMAGLRAAAKKPTNLAKVNSVRQEPNESPAAFLERIMEAFRQYTPMDSQADESRAAVMLAFVNQAAPDIRRKLQKIERLGEQSLQDLLRVAERVFNHRETPEETEDRIRREEREFRAEENRKNQKELAHIFFTRVENKNRFQKGKKLDSKTEEKPARRKLEKNQCAFCKEIGHWKDKCPKKNLKEGPQNPKNETPSPDSHILYVGEDSE is encoded by the exons ATGAAggcttctgaagaaaaagaaggaaaaaaggacgaCAATCAACCAAAGCTGgtcttccaggaatcttctctgtatcctaatctgatagatctggAGACCGAATTGTTCCCTCCCCTGTATGCggatccacatccgcccttgcttccacaAGTTCCACAagtttcatcgggagaagcccGGAGGAGGGTGGAGCCCTCGGCTCCTCCTAGGGAAGGGGGCCCCACCCAGGGAACTCGGGGAAGAGCAAGGGAAATGGCCAGCGCAGAGGAAGAAGGCCTGGAAATTCCCTCCTCTACTGTTCACGCGTTTCCATtccgggcggg aaaagaaaaaaagaaaattcaggctccctctttctctgaaaaaccgcagggtcttattgatcctTTAGAATCTATCCTCTTTACTCACAaccccacttgggatgattgtcagcaactgttacaggtgcttttcactacagaGGACCGCGAGCGAATCCTGTTAGAAGCTCGGGAGAACATGCTGGGGGTAGATGGGAGGCCCACgatacagcctaacctcattgaggaggggttccccttggtgcgacccaactgggactttgaacgcgctgaaggtagggagcatCTCCGAATGTACCGCCAGATCCTTATGGCCGGCCTCAGAGCAGCCGCCaaaaagccaactaatttggccaaggtaaattcagtgaggcaagagccaaatgagagcccagcagccttccttgaaaggataatggaagcttttagacagtatacccctatggactcacaggcagatgagtcacgagcagcagttatgctagcatttgtgaatcaggcagcccccgatattaggagaaagttacaaaagatagagaggctgGGTGAACAGTCCCTGCAAGATCTATTGAGGGTGGCAGAGAGAGTTttcaatcatagagagaccccagaggagacagaggaccgcattagaagggaagaaagagaatttagggCTGAAGAAAACCGTAAGAACCAAAAAGAGCTGGCTCACATATTTTTCACCAgagttgaaaacaaaaataggttccaaaaagggaaaaagctaGACTCAAAGACTGAGGAAAAACCTGCAAGGCGTAAGCTTGAaaaaaaccaatgtgcgttttgtaaggagattggacattggaaagataaatgccccaagaaaaaccTAAAAGAGGGGCCCCAAAATCCcaagaacgagactccctctccagacagtcatatcctctacgtGGGTGAGGATAGTGAgtag